A stretch of Halomonas elongata DSM 2581 DNA encodes these proteins:
- the nadC gene encoding carboxylating nicotinate-nucleotide diphosphorylase, with product MHYQDALAEEIRESAARLLAEDVGPGDITAELIAEKQWARARVITREDTVLCGVAWVDELFRRLDPRVSLHWQAADGDRLSAGQAFLELEGPARSLLTGERAALNLLQTLSGTATRTRHYVDLLAGTGVRMLDTRKTLPGLRLAQKYAVSCGGGHNHRIGLYDAFLIKENHIASCGGIAAAVKEARDIARDLPVEVEVENFDELDQALEAGADVIMLDNFSLDDLREAVRRTAGRATLEASGNVDESTLKAIADTGVDCISSGALTKDVKAIDLSMRLIEQQQS from the coding sequence ATGCACTATCAGGATGCCCTCGCCGAAGAGATCCGCGAAAGCGCCGCCCGGCTGCTGGCCGAGGATGTCGGCCCCGGCGACATCACCGCCGAGCTGATCGCCGAGAAACAATGGGCCCGCGCCCGGGTGATCACCCGGGAGGACACCGTGTTGTGCGGCGTGGCCTGGGTCGATGAACTCTTCCGTCGCCTCGATCCCCGCGTCAGCCTGCACTGGCAGGCCGCCGACGGTGACCGGCTGAGCGCCGGGCAGGCCTTCCTCGAGCTCGAGGGCCCGGCACGCAGCCTGCTGACCGGCGAGCGCGCGGCACTGAACCTGCTGCAGACGCTTTCCGGCACCGCCACGCGTACCCGCCACTACGTCGACCTGCTCGCCGGCACCGGCGTGCGCATGCTCGACACCCGCAAGACCCTGCCGGGGCTGCGCCTGGCGCAGAAATACGCGGTGTCCTGCGGAGGCGGTCACAACCACCGCATCGGCCTCTACGACGCCTTCTTGATCAAAGAGAATCATATCGCGTCCTGCGGTGGGATCGCCGCCGCGGTCAAGGAAGCCCGGGACATCGCCCGGGATCTGCCGGTGGAGGTCGAGGTGGAAAACTTCGACGAACTCGACCAGGCGCTCGAGGCCGGTGCGGACGTGATCATGCTCGACAACTTCTCGCTGGACGACCTGCGCGAGGCCGTGCGGCGCACCGCCGGACGCGCCACGCTCGAGGCCTCCGGCAATGTCGACGAATCCACGCTCAAGGCTATCGCCGACACCGGCGTCGACTGCATTTCCAGCGGTGCTCTGACCAAGGACGTCAAGGCCATCGACCTGTCGATGCGCCTCATCGAGCAGCAGCAGAGCTGA